ttttacttatacatatataatatattaaacttttaattttatatagtataagggtgtattttacacttttaaaatactaggtggtttaatctattaacgaattatactcttaatttaattaactttgaaccatattattatggatttattaattctcttttaattaaacactttaatcaatttaatgaagtccataatgtGTAATTGAACCATTAAAAGCATCAAGGTTATAAAAagttcaaaattaaaaactatttaattaatttgtaAGTGATGAAcccttttgaaacctttcaattactaaatgttttagaattcaatatttcaaaaaaaaccttttaattaaacttttcaaattccaaaatttaattcaaaaactcttgaattccaaacttgatggcaagttttgaaactccttaaaaaaacttttgagttccaaaacttgatgacaagtttttATAACTCTCTTTAATCATAAAAAGAGACTTTCCaagttccataagttatgaacctCTTCAAAGCCATTTAgttcaaattttaaactaataaaataataatataattttatcttttactaatttGAACTAATTCAAATCATATggaaagataatttcaaattctacaaataattagttttacaCAAAATCAATTAATTATCTTAGAATTTGACAATCATAATGTTATTGGATGGGGacaatcattaccatatcaataaaatcgaattttatgaGCCAAAACATTTTGAGGTAATGATCATAATCCAAAACAAgccaaaaacttgaaaaatcTGCCATCtattgatccaactcgtcgagccaggctatggactcgtcaagttcatagTCATGTGAGCCAACTCGTCGTGTCCactcatgggactcgtcgagtcctgcaGTCAGACAATAATTTCTTTTTTTAGGTTTTTCAACTTTGAGCAATTAAACAATCCATCTATATAACAAAAAAGTACacatgactctgataccactgttgggtttttgagtactataacactcttatggtgcacatacaaccctaatgctttggatctaagttttctctagttagacATGAAACACAAGTTATCAAAAGCAggaaacctatctagcatacaaatttagtacatgaatcataaaactagtgaGAAGAATTCCTCTCatttgtagcttgtagttgttggcctttaaagagcttagcacctcaagtgtgatgcctcaaacaagtcacaaacaccatgaaaaaatggaggactttgagagagaggctagaaccaTCAAAATCGgatagggttctcttagaacccTTGGGATCTTGAATTTGGAGCTAAGGGGTTACTTTTATaatgtggaattcctagggtttcaacttgtaaaccctaattcattccttggcctttaatccaataattCATATGATAAGCCTTACGTACTAACACTTCATGGAatctcacataaacttagtccatcactaatcaatcatggatcattggcacAAACTATATGTcttactgatttacttaatcagtccctttaatttaattaatctcttttgatcactaaattaattccaaattaattcttgaccaatattaattaaataatatgatttatcaattaatatatgatacatataatatattaataaatcaaaaataacctctttctcaaatatccatcctgtcaAATTGTTATGTTGAAGGCagcccgaaatggaccatgctactctcgggtcaagtacatatcaaatatagttatggacttaaacacctaatccaacaggagGAACATGAGGTAACACTATAACATGTAACTTTAACTTTAATTTCATTAGGTAACACTTTAACATACTACCAATAACCTTGTGGATGTAGGTTTTGGTTAATAATTCATAGTAAACAACATGTGTTAGAAGCAAGGAGAGGATGTGATAGCTACATGGTGGATTTAGATGGAAGGCATTGTACCTACAGGTTATAGGATCTGGATAGGATCCCATGTGTTCATGCCATTGCAACCATCAAATATATCCATCAAACACCTGATGACTATATTGATGAGATGTTTTCCAAGGAACAATTCCTTAAGTGTTACTCTGCTAACATTAGTCTAGTGAATGCTTCAAATCTATGGCCTCAAATTGAATTCATAAAGCCCTTACCATCAGTGTCAAGGAGAATGCCTGGTAGGCCAAAGGTCAATCAATAGAAGCAGACATGTAAGTGAAAATGATAGAAGAGCACACACCCCAAGAACTATAAGGTGTGGTAAGTGCTTTGAGTATGGCCATAACCAGAAGGGATGCAAGAATGCAACCAGGGAACCTGTCCCTATATTACCAAAGAAGAAAGGAAGGCTAAAGAAGGAGCAATATGAACCCACTCAAGCATCAAGTGATATGTTTGAGAGGCAGGAACCAATTTCTATGCCACTAAAGAAGATAGGAAGGCCATGGAAAAAGGTCCAATCTGACCCAAATCAAACATCGGGTTCTAAATTTGTTAGAAGCAAAAAGAAGTTGGGTATAAAAAGAGGCGGTGGTATTGTAGAAGATCGAGTTCTAGTTGATGAGCATGATGTTTTTGATGGTCATGTTGAAGCTAGGGGTTGTGGGGAACAAATGaaagatttgtttgacaaagaagatACTAATGATCACAGTGTGGTTGATACGATGTGCACTTTAGAAGATGCTATTTGCCAACCAAATGATAATTATGACAAAGGTGATGGATTACAAGATGCAATGGATGCTATTCTTCAAAGTATTCTTCATGCTAATAATAACAAAGGTGTTGAGGATGTTGAACTTGACCTGACAAAAACACTTGATTAGGTTTGAGATGCAATGGATGCTATCCTTAAAGGTACTGATGAAAAAAGTCAATATGAGAATAAGGGTAATCATGAACATGAATTCACTAAAGGAAATGCAAGTGATGCTCTCCCAGAGATAGTGAAGCTGGATCTAGAAAGTATAACAGACCTACTTGGGGAATGAAGTTGAGGATATTTCATATGTTGATGGTGTGATGGAAGGAAACGAGGGTGATGGTCTTATAAATGATGGTGTGGAGGAAAATAAGGGCGATGGTGAGGGTGATGAAGTTGTTGAAGTAGCAGGTGAGGGTGATGGTGACGATGAGGGTgagggtgatggtgatggtgatggtgatggtgaggcTGATGGTGATGGTGTTGGTGAGGATGATGGAGAGGGTAATGGTGATGTTGAGGATGCAGGTGAGGGTGATGGTGAGGATGATGCAACAGATATGGAGGGAAATGATGCCGATGATGAAGGGCATGTACCACCTAGAAGAAAAAGAAAGCCCTCAGAAAGGATCATCCTTGAAAAGCTAATGAAACCTTTTTTTTAACAAAGATGGAAGGGTTCCACGTCTAGCTATCCATTAGATTTGGAGTAGTTAGCTAGGTATATGGGGGTAAAAGTGGGAATGGTATCGTTGGGCAATTGTACATGTAGCCCTTTTTGGTTATTTTTTTATATAGACTCGCTACTTGCAACATACATCCATTTCCTTAGGGTTACATTACGGCTTGCCTTTTTTTTGGATATTTTTTTAGGCTTTTGGGTACATGTTTTGGTATACAAAATGGATGGCTGCTACATGCTAGTAAAACTTATGTAATGGATGCATTTTATTAAGGTTTATAATGGATGCCCCCTATTATGGCAACCatgatgtttttattttattttccagTAGATGTTAAGAAagaacaatgtactttcattagtGTAATTCCCTTTATGCAAGTTATCCTTACATTCCATTCATGAACTTCTACTTTCATTGTGAATGTAACCAAATGTAGTTTAGTGCAATTCATTttatgcaatgtactttcattataCTTCCATTCATGCAAAGTCTACTTACATTCCATTAGTGCAATTCCTTTTATGAAAGTGCAACGTATACATGAGATAGCAATTAACTACCGTTAATACATTACAAAGA
The genomic region above belongs to Lactuca sativa cultivar Salinas chromosome 4, Lsat_Salinas_v11, whole genome shotgun sequence and contains:
- the LOC111900333 gene encoding uncharacterized protein LOC111900333, yielding MDAILKGTDEKSQYENKGNHEHEFTKGNASDALPEIVKLDLERNEGDGLINDGVEENKGDGEGDEVVEVAGEGDGDDEGEGDGDGDGDGEADGDGVGEDDGEGNGDVEDAGEGDGEDDATDMEGNDADDEGHVPPRRKRKPSERIILEKLMKPFF